One part of the Symphalangus syndactylus isolate Jambi chromosome 1, NHGRI_mSymSyn1-v2.1_pri, whole genome shotgun sequence genome encodes these proteins:
- the LOC134736625 gene encoding uncharacterized protein, translated as MIHLADTEVEENFERLNISTLLIPGSVPRTNGQGYGTKKRLYIGRLLRVTGTAPPAAGKKRGSGQRRRPELRPRLPPRLGPLAVALGTEAGHLYCPLEQKQWPSRKRDRPRLPPPPGSRKSRLRRWARASPHPGELSGLYSRLCPATCRGRGRGLATAQATHIPLSGHSRGIQTRPSSTPSPPGVLRKDTQPPSLFSHLKKMQSIMRTSQGWEHRMRIEAIKLQMVLQMEPQMLN; from the exons atgataCATTTAGCTGATACTGAAGTGGAGGAAAACTTCGAACGTTTGAATATCAGCACCTTACTG ATACCCGGCTCCGTGCCACGCACGAATGGTCAGGGGTATGGGACAAAGAAGCGGCTCTACATTGGGCGGCTTCTGAGAGTCACGGGGACCGCGCCGCCTGCCGCCGGGAAGAAACGCGGTTCCGGCCAGCGTCGGCGACCCGAGCTCCGGCCGCGCCTCCCTCCGCGTCTCGGCCCACTTGCGGTGGCACTCGGCACCGAAGCCGGACACCTCTACTGCCCGTTAGAGCAAAAACAATGGCCGAGCCGGAAGCGAGACAGGCCTCGACTTCCGCCCCCTCCGGGATCCCGGAAGTCTCGTTTGCGAAGGTGGGCGCGCGCGTCCCCGCACCCGGGAGAGCTGTCAGGGCTTTATTCTCGGCTGTGCCCGGCCACCTGCCGCGGGCGGGGGCGGGGTCTCGCGACGGCTCAGGCCACTCACATCCCGCTCTCAGGCCATAGTCGGGGGATCCAGACGCGTCCCAGCTCTACCCCCTCTCCTCCAGGTGTCCTTCGGAAAGATACCCAACCTCcaagcctgttttctcatctgaaaaaaatgCAGAGCATAATGCGTACCTCACAGGGCTGGGAGCACCGAATGAG gattgaggccatcaagctacagatggtcttacaaatggaaccccaaatgctCAACTAA